A genomic window from Tolypothrix sp. PCC 7910 includes:
- a CDS encoding TldD/PmbA family protein gives MGSENLSQDTLAEHLLELAIKSGAEAAEVYQSRSLSRPVFFEANRLKQLETSQSEGTALRLWRNGRPGLTVAYGTVEPQAMVERSLALSKLNQPEPIELGRKFKPSYPDLGKSVPIELLVNWGKEAIALVRDAYPDVLCHSDWECDVENTRLVNTEGLDCYYTDTTLSCYMSAEWVRGDDFLSISDGQTQRDELDPEKLAEQILQRLIWARENVSPPSGRVPVLFTSKAADMLWGTVQAALNGKRVLEKASPWADRLGKPVLAPSLTLYQEPQAGPYSCPFDDEGCPTNTIVFIQNGILQHFYSDRTTARQLGMSSTGNGFRPSLGSYPTPGLFNFLVQPSSLSLQDLIQQIDDGLIVDQMLGGGGSISGDFSINIELGYRVQNGEVIGRVKDTMVAGNIYTALRQLVTLGGDADWNGSCYTPSLIVDGLSTTGRNN, from the coding sequence ATGGGTTCTGAAAATTTGTCACAAGATACGCTAGCAGAACATCTGCTGGAACTAGCAATTAAGTCTGGAGCAGAAGCAGCTGAAGTGTATCAGTCGCGATCGCTTTCTCGACCAGTGTTTTTTGAGGCTAATCGCCTAAAGCAACTCGAAACTAGTCAATCTGAAGGTACAGCGTTGCGGCTATGGCGCAATGGCCGTCCGGGGCTGACTGTGGCTTACGGTACTGTGGAACCGCAAGCGATGGTAGAACGCTCTCTAGCGTTGAGTAAACTCAATCAACCGGAACCAATAGAATTAGGGCGTAAATTTAAGCCATCTTACCCAGACTTAGGGAAAAGTGTGCCCATAGAGCTTTTGGTCAACTGGGGTAAGGAAGCGATCGCTTTGGTTCGAGATGCATATCCCGATGTACTTTGCCATAGTGACTGGGAATGTGATGTGGAAAATACTAGACTTGTGAATACCGAGGGTCTAGATTGCTACTACACAGACACAACTCTTAGCTGCTATATGTCGGCTGAATGGGTCAGGGGTGACGATTTTTTAAGCATTTCTGACGGACAAACCCAAAGAGATGAACTCGACCCGGAAAAACTCGCTGAACAAATTTTACAAAGGCTAATTTGGGCGCGAGAAAACGTCTCACCCCCTAGCGGTCGCGTACCAGTTTTATTTACATCCAAAGCTGCTGATATGCTTTGGGGTACAGTGCAAGCAGCATTAAACGGCAAACGCGTACTAGAAAAAGCTTCTCCTTGGGCAGACCGTTTAGGCAAACCAGTCCTCGCACCCAGCCTTACCCTCTATCAAGAACCGCAAGCAGGGCCTTATAGTTGTCCTTTTGATGATGAAGGCTGCCCTACCAATACAATTGTTTTTATTCAAAATGGAATCTTACAGCATTTTTATAGCGATCGCACTACTGCACGACAATTAGGTATGAGTAGTACAGGTAATGGTTTTCGCCCTAGTTTAGGTAGCTATCCCACCCCTGGATTATTTAATTTTTTAGTTCAGCCCAGTTCTCTATCCCTACAAGATTTGATTCAACAAATTGATGATGGTTTGATTGTTGATCAAATGCTAGGTGGTGGTGGCAGTATTTCTGGCGATTTTTCCATCAATATAGAATTGGGCTACCGCGTGCAAAATGGGGAAGTAATCGGGCGTGTTAAAGATACAATGGTTGCCGGCAATATCTACACAGCCTTGAGACAATTAGTAACCCTAGGTGGTGATGCTGATTGGAACGGCTCATGTTATACACCCTCACTCATAGTTGATGGGCTATCAACTACAGGTAGGAATAATTAA
- a CDS encoding ABC transporter permease yields the protein MEHNIFLDVLSSLQRLFVGYIPAAILGGFIGYLIGINGTIYQICRRIFQIPHSVPPIALLPIALILFQETEAATAIVIFSASLWSMIVNTAIGMRHFYRQSNHFRAAIFHTFHALKVSIWVAWFTVIAVEMLVGTKGLGSLVWDAYKAGNVNYIIQSIIYIGVIGCLLDQLLDLSGYLLVQFVSAGKKSAQENNKK from the coding sequence ATGGAACACAATATATTTTTAGATGTTTTATCTAGCCTACAAAGATTATTTGTAGGCTATATTCCAGCCGCTATTTTAGGTGGTTTCATAGGCTACTTAATTGGTATCAATGGCACCATTTATCAGATATGCAGGCGGATATTTCAGATACCCCATAGTGTCCCCCCTATAGCATTACTACCTATTGCGCTCATTCTCTTTCAAGAAACCGAAGCTGCTACTGCAATAGTAATTTTTTCGGCTAGCCTTTGGTCAATGATTGTGAATACTGCAATTGGGATGCGACATTTTTACAGGCAGTCTAATCACTTTCGTGCTGCTATTTTTCATACATTTCATGCTTTAAAAGTTAGTATTTGGGTTGCATGGTTTACAGTAATTGCGGTAGAAATGTTGGTAGGCACCAAAGGTTTAGGCTCGCTAGTTTGGGATGCTTATAAAGCTGGCAACGTTAATTACATTATTCAGTCAATTATCTATATTGGTGTGATTGGCTGTTTATTAGATCAGTTATTGGATCTGAGTGGATATCTTTTGGTACAGTTTGTTTCAGCAGGTAAGAAATCTGCTCAAGAGAATAATAAAAAATAA
- a CDS encoding MarR family winged helix-turn-helix transcriptional regulator — translation MEKKIVQVNLAQLNQVSVLCTCFKLRKASRVVTQFFDQELKPSGLLATQFTILVAISLLNSGSINGLAQSLAMDRTTLTRNLKPLEREGLIQIEPGQDQRTRVVSLTDAGQASLAKALPLWEQAQACIVEKLGQERWSTLLSHLNATTTLVSQF, via the coding sequence ATGGAAAAGAAAATAGTTCAAGTCAATTTAGCTCAACTCAACCAAGTTAGTGTTTTGTGTACTTGCTTCAAATTGCGTAAAGCTTCACGAGTGGTGACACAATTCTTTGATCAAGAATTGAAGCCTAGTGGCTTATTGGCGACGCAGTTTACGATTTTAGTGGCGATTTCGCTTTTGAATTCTGGAAGCATAAATGGATTGGCTCAAAGTCTGGCAATGGATCGTACTACGTTGACACGCAACCTGAAGCCTCTGGAACGAGAGGGATTAATCCAAATTGAACCAGGGCAAGATCAGCGAACACGAGTAGTCAGCTTGACGGATGCAGGACAGGCAAGTTTAGCCAAAGCCTTGCCCTTATGGGAGCAAGCGCAAGCTTGCATTGTGGAAAAACTGGGTCAGGAGCGCTGGTCTACTTTGCTTTCGCATTTAAACGCAACAACAACTTTAGTCAGCCAATTTTAA
- a CDS encoding epoxyqueuosine reductase, whose translation MSKFDEHPTVKHWRKQEASEAKIIPSTQIDAQWLRHLCLEAGADDVGFVEIDRPEIADQRQDILAAFPPTKTLISFVCRMNRENVRSPARSVANLEFHSTGDEVNHIARQIVTELERHGIRGCNPAMGFPMEMNKFPGKVWTVSHKPVAVAAGLGQMGIHRLVIHPKFGNFILLGTILIDVNVTTYHQPIDYNPCLDCKLCVSACPVGAISADGHFNFSACYTHNYREFMGGFTDWVETIVESKDRHEYRQQVNAAESASVWQSLSYGANYKAAYCMAVCPAGEDVIAPFLTRRKEFIQEVVKPLQAKEETIYVVPNSDAEAYVTRRFPHKQVKQVRNSLIPTSIRGFLGGMPSTFQREHSKGLNAIYHFTFIGAESCKATVIIRHQTLEIQDGHLETANLAITADSKTWLKFLAKKQNIVWAIVRRQIRFQGQLRLLLAFGKCFL comes from the coding sequence ATGTCTAAATTTGATGAACACCCAACAGTCAAACACTGGCGTAAACAGGAAGCATCTGAAGCAAAAATCATACCATCCACCCAGATTGATGCCCAATGGCTGCGCCACCTCTGTCTCGAAGCTGGAGCTGATGATGTTGGTTTTGTTGAGATTGACAGACCTGAGATTGCTGATCAACGTCAAGACATTCTGGCCGCCTTTCCACCTACCAAAACTTTAATCAGTTTTGTGTGCCGTATGAATCGAGAAAACGTCCGGAGTCCAGCTAGGTCAGTTGCTAATCTCGAATTTCATAGTACTGGTGATGAGGTTAATCATATTGCGCGTCAAATTGTGACGGAGCTTGAACGGCATGGGATTCGGGGCTGTAATCCCGCAATGGGGTTTCCGATGGAAATGAATAAATTCCCTGGAAAGGTTTGGACTGTGTCCCACAAACCAGTAGCCGTGGCAGCAGGTTTAGGACAAATGGGAATTCATCGCCTTGTGATCCACCCAAAATTCGGCAACTTCATTTTACTAGGAACGATTTTGATTGATGTCAACGTGACAACATATCACCAACCCATTGACTATAACCCTTGCTTAGACTGTAAACTCTGTGTTTCTGCCTGCCCCGTTGGTGCAATTAGTGCTGATGGACATTTTAATTTTTCTGCTTGCTATACCCACAACTATCGGGAGTTTATGGGAGGTTTCACCGATTGGGTAGAAACTATTGTTGAAAGTAAAGATAGGCATGAATATCGCCAACAAGTCAATGCTGCCGAATCTGCTTCTGTGTGGCAGAGCTTATCTTATGGAGCCAACTACAAAGCGGCATATTGTATGGCGGTTTGTCCTGCGGGTGAAGATGTAATTGCTCCCTTTTTGACACGGCGCAAAGAATTTATTCAAGAAGTCGTTAAACCTTTGCAGGCGAAGGAAGAAACTATTTATGTAGTACCAAACTCAGATGCTGAAGCCTATGTTACCCGTAGATTTCCTCATAAGCAGGTCAAACAGGTCAGGAATAGTCTAATACCAACATCAATTCGCGGATTCTTGGGCGGTATGCCTTCAACATTTCAACGCGAACACTCCAAAGGACTAAATGCGATTTACCATTTTACGTTTATAGGTGCAGAGTCATGCAAAGCAACGGTTATCATCCGTCATCAGACTCTTGAAATTCAAGATGGACATTTAGAAACCGCAAATTTAGCAATCACTGCTGACAGCAAAACCTGGTTAAAGTTTTTAGCAAAAAAACAAAATATTGTTTGGGCAATTGTGCGACGGCAGATCCGCTTTCAAGGTCAGCTGCGGTTATTACTCGCTTTTGGTAAGTGCTTTCTATAA
- a CDS encoding TIGR04376 family protein gives MGLFDDLSRFLENRLEEFLRNNPHLELEALLEQLREQEEDTLKLVADLQLQEKRSQEEILDTAQEIQRWHIRVQKAKSAGREDLAAAAQEREAALLREGNQRWGHMQGLKERINQSKELLQKIQARRQEVQAKATEAQTVRAKAQSQQRLETNGWSNSTSSYSSNFDDLEEKFRRWETQDELEKLKRQMGK, from the coding sequence GTGGGCTTATTTGATGATTTAAGTCGGTTTCTGGAAAACCGTTTAGAAGAATTCTTGCGTAATAATCCTCATTTGGAATTAGAAGCGCTGTTAGAACAGTTACGCGAACAAGAGGAAGATACCTTAAAGCTAGTTGCAGATTTACAATTACAAGAGAAGCGATCGCAAGAGGAAATTTTGGACACCGCTCAAGAAATCCAGCGTTGGCATATCCGTGTGCAAAAGGCGAAATCTGCTGGGAGAGAGGATTTAGCGGCGGCGGCGCAAGAGAGAGAAGCCGCCTTATTGCGCGAAGGTAACCAGCGTTGGGGACATATGCAAGGGTTAAAAGAACGCATTAACCAATCTAAGGAACTATTACAAAAAATACAGGCGCGACGGCAAGAAGTACAAGCTAAAGCAACCGAAGCACAGACAGTACGCGCTAAAGCACAATCCCAACAGCGTTTAGAAACTAATGGTTGGTCAAATTCAACTAGTAGTTATTCCAGTAATTTTGATGACTTAGAAGAAAAATTTCGTCGCTGGGAAACTCAAGATGAGTTAGAAAAATTGAAACGTCAGATGGGGAAATAA
- a CDS encoding ABC transporter ATP-binding protein, translating into MKTKKNRNTLRQSLAVFRYSGRAIGLVWTTSRALTIILATLTLVAGLLPAAIAYIGKLIVDAVVLSAQAGADGDISRPLMYVGLEAIAVIVLAGSQRGLTICQSLLRALLGQRVNLLILEKSLTLDLKYFEDSEFYDKLLNARREASVRPLSLVNRTFGLVQNALSLVTYGILLVKFSIWAVIVLILAAMPAFIGETKFAGEAFRLFSWRAPETRQQHYLENLLAREDFVTEVKLYQLGEMLLGRYRQLFNNLYGEDRDLTLRRGWWGYLLSLVSTTAFYLAYGWIVIETVLGKISLGDMTMYLTVFRQGQSTFSAALTSIGGMYEDNLYLSNLYDFLEEQTPQPWGTATKGINPKDGIRFENVSFTYPGNLKPALQNISLHLKPGEKLAIVGENGSGKTTLIKLLTRLYTPDSGRITLDGLDLQEWDVEVLRRRIGVIFQNFVRYQFTVGENIGVGDVEYLEDTNRWQKAAQKGMAQTFIHQLPNSFQTQLGRWFKGGQELSGGQWQKIALSRAFMRSRADILVLDEPTSAMDAQAEYEIFNHFRTVTKNQMVFLISHRFSTVRMADNIMVIESGKVVEQGTHEELLATGGQYAKLFLLQAAGYQ; encoded by the coding sequence ATGAAGACCAAAAAGAACCGAAACACTCTGCGGCAATCACTGGCAGTTTTCCGTTATAGCGGACGAGCTATTGGCTTGGTTTGGACTACTAGCCGTGCTTTGACCATTATTCTTGCTACTTTAACTTTAGTCGCTGGTCTTTTACCAGCTGCGATCGCTTACATTGGTAAGTTAATTGTGGATGCGGTGGTATTATCTGCCCAAGCTGGTGCAGATGGTGATATTTCTCGTCCTTTAATGTATGTAGGATTAGAAGCGATCGCAGTCATTGTCTTAGCTGGTAGTCAACGGGGTTTGACTATTTGTCAATCGCTGTTGCGGGCGTTACTAGGTCAGCGAGTAAATTTACTGATTTTAGAAAAGTCGCTCACTCTCGATTTAAAGTACTTTGAAGATTCGGAATTTTATGACAAGCTGCTGAATGCGCGGCGAGAAGCTTCAGTGCGTCCGCTTTCTTTAGTTAACCGCACCTTTGGGTTAGTACAAAATGCCCTTTCGCTAGTAACTTACGGTATCTTGCTGGTGAAGTTTTCTATATGGGCAGTGATAGTGCTAATTTTAGCAGCTATGCCTGCATTTATTGGCGAAACAAAATTTGCTGGTGAAGCCTTTCGCCTATTTAGTTGGCGTGCGCCAGAAACCCGTCAACAACATTATCTAGAAAATCTCTTGGCGAGAGAAGATTTTGTTACCGAAGTTAAACTTTACCAATTAGGAGAAATGCTGCTCGGACGATACCGCCAGCTATTTAATAACCTTTATGGTGAAGACCGTGATTTAACTTTGCGGCGGGGATGGTGGGGTTATCTTTTGAGTTTGGTAAGTACTACAGCCTTTTATTTAGCATACGGTTGGATTGTTATTGAAACAGTCTTAGGTAAAATTTCCTTGGGAGATATGACGATGTATCTCACAGTATTTCGCCAAGGACAATCAACTTTTTCTGCTGCTTTAACTTCCATTGGTGGAATGTACGAAGATAATCTTTATCTTTCCAACCTTTATGATTTTTTAGAAGAGCAAACACCACAACCTTGGGGTACAGCTACCAAAGGTATAAATCCCAAAGATGGGATTAGATTTGAGAATGTATCTTTTACTTATCCAGGGAATTTAAAACCTGCATTACAAAATATTTCTCTACATCTAAAACCCGGAGAAAAATTAGCAATTGTTGGTGAGAATGGTTCCGGTAAAACTACTTTAATCAAATTACTCACCCGACTTTACACACCAGATTCCGGCAGAATCACCCTTGATGGTTTAGATTTACAGGAATGGGATGTAGAAGTATTGCGTCGTCGGATTGGTGTGATTTTCCAGAACTTTGTTCGCTACCAGTTTACCGTAGGAGAAAATATTGGTGTCGGTGATGTGGAGTATTTAGAAGACACAAACCGCTGGCAAAAAGCTGCTCAAAAAGGTATGGCGCAAACTTTTATTCACCAATTACCTAACAGTTTTCAAACTCAACTAGGGCGTTGGTTTAAGGGAGGGCAAGAATTATCTGGAGGACAGTGGCAAAAAATTGCTCTCTCCCGTGCTTTTATGCGAAGTCGTGCCGATATTTTGGTATTAGACGAACCCACATCAGCAATGGATGCTCAAGCTGAATATGAGATTTTCAATCATTTTCGCACTGTCACCAAAAATCAAATGGTATTTTTAATTTCCCATAGGTTTTCTACAGTTCGTATGGCTGACAATATTATGGTTATCGAAAGTGGAAAAGTTGTAGAACAAGGAACTCACGAAGAATTATTAGCCACTGGCGGACAGTATGCGAAGCTGTTTTTATTGCAAGCAGCCGGGTATCAGTAG
- a CDS encoding M15 family metallopeptidase, which translates to MINRWWKFLSLIICIFFLAVACNETKLPNNNAIANSQNQPKQIISPSASPNLETDSNEQTAITPADARLVDIQSINKNVLLDIRYATPNNFLKKKLYPEARCVLRYGAAKQLSLVQQDLAKNKLSLKVYDCYRPLSVQKEMWKILPDERYVGNPAKGSRHNRGAAVDLTLIDSNGKELEMPSAFDAFTQASHRDYSGGSVQSRKNRQTLEDAMQKRGFTGLATEWWHFDAPDWDKYAVMDAPFNKIPRK; encoded by the coding sequence ATGATTAATCGCTGGTGGAAATTTCTCAGTTTGATAATATGTATATTCTTTTTAGCAGTTGCTTGTAATGAAACTAAATTACCTAACAACAATGCCATTGCCAACTCCCAAAATCAACCAAAACAAATAATTTCGCCTAGCGCCTCGCCAAATTTAGAAACCGATTCAAATGAGCAAACTGCCATCACTCCAGCAGATGCACGTCTAGTTGATATTCAATCAATCAATAAAAATGTCTTGCTTGACATCCGTTATGCTACACCAAATAACTTTTTAAAAAAGAAATTATATCCTGAAGCTAGATGTGTATTGCGCTATGGAGCAGCGAAACAACTATCATTAGTACAACAAGATTTAGCCAAAAATAAATTAAGTTTAAAAGTCTATGATTGCTATAGGCCACTTTCTGTACAAAAAGAAATGTGGAAAATCCTACCTGATGAAAGATATGTAGGTAATCCTGCTAAAGGTTCGCGACATAATCGCGGTGCAGCAGTGGATTTAACATTAATTGATAGCAATGGCAAAGAATTAGAAATGCCTAGCGCCTTTGATGCTTTTACACAAGCTTCCCATAGAGATTATAGTGGCGGCAGCGTTCAATCTCGCAAAAACCGTCAAACACTAGAAGATGCAATGCAAAAGCGAGGATTTACAGGTTTAGCAACAGAATGGTGGCACTTTGATGCACCCGATTGGGACAAATATGCTGTGATGGATGCGCCGTTTAATAAGATTCCAAGAAAGTAG
- a CDS encoding metallophosphoesterase: MRLISEPPIPVKIQKMQERVRWLHPQIVQRGIDQTSMVVDDNQDENPEFSFMVIGDSGTKSHFGYHPQRQVAELMLAHKDDCRFVLHTGDVIYVVGSHEYYPTNFIEPYREFLVGGENPEKIAYDRMVFNLPFLPVLGNHDYYDVPLMYRLLTGSTLRLRRMLRYKDFEIGWHGSNQGDAYSRAFLDYLAAVASPEELTQHLDSHYTAKTDNGRCLRYQPGVFTRIPNRYYTYRYGGIDFFALDSNTFNEPSPLPTTQEGELYRRELQKRRQQIDQEEVQILEMSDHLNADNPEEAEQLDDLSAKLDQINEVKIDIEKQLASHSAPKIDFEQLDWLRNRLIESWNNPEVRGRIIYLHHPPYVTEATKWHQAQTLAVRHRLRWVFTQVAQSLGSLVKERPLVDLVLSGHAHCLEYLRTVDTGYADSNINYIISGGSGRRPRRQRSEGTELEENFTDSSGSSTRKVADSLLYVGRTGYSSQKRLPYSCVRIDVHNGTPLKFTVKPLVAERVGEYWFNNQFDPFVI, from the coding sequence ATGAGATTGATATCCGAACCACCAATTCCCGTAAAAATTCAAAAAATGCAGGAACGGGTGCGTTGGCTTCATCCCCAAATTGTGCAGCGAGGAATCGACCAAACCAGTATGGTTGTGGACGATAACCAGGATGAGAATCCGGAGTTTTCTTTTATGGTTATCGGTGATAGCGGGACAAAATCCCATTTCGGATACCATCCCCAACGACAAGTAGCTGAACTCATGCTTGCTCATAAGGATGATTGCCGTTTTGTGTTACACACTGGTGATGTCATTTATGTGGTGGGTTCCCATGAATATTACCCGACAAATTTTATCGAACCTTACCGGGAATTTTTGGTAGGTGGAGAAAATCCCGAGAAAATTGCCTACGATCGCATGGTGTTTAATCTGCCATTTTTACCAGTACTAGGCAATCACGATTACTATGATGTGCCTTTGATGTATCGTCTGCTGACAGGTAGCACATTACGGCTACGGCGGATGCTACGTTACAAAGATTTTGAAATTGGTTGGCATGGTTCTAATCAAGGTGATGCTTATTCACGGGCCTTTCTCGATTATCTAGCAGCAGTTGCTTCTCCCGAAGAATTAACGCAGCACTTAGACAGTCACTATACTGCTAAAACCGACAACGGTCGATGTTTGCGTTATCAACCAGGCGTTTTTACGCGCATACCTAACCGCTATTACACTTACAGGTATGGCGGTATAGATTTTTTTGCACTCGATTCCAATACCTTTAACGAACCATCGCCTTTACCTACCACCCAAGAGGGAGAACTGTATCGCCGGGAATTGCAGAAGCGTCGCCAGCAAATCGATCAAGAAGAAGTGCAGATTTTGGAAATGAGCGATCACCTCAATGCAGATAACCCTGAGGAAGCGGAACAACTAGACGACCTTAGTGCCAAATTAGACCAAATCAATGAAGTCAAAATTGACATTGAAAAGCAACTTGCATCCCACAGCGCACCTAAGATTGACTTTGAACAACTCGACTGGTTGCGTAATCGGCTGATTGAATCTTGGAATAACCCCGAGGTGCGCGGACGGATCATTTATCTCCACCATCCCCCATATGTGACAGAAGCTACTAAATGGCATCAAGCCCAAACCTTAGCAGTACGCCATCGCTTGCGTTGGGTATTTACACAAGTAGCCCAAAGCCTGGGTTCTTTAGTTAAAGAGCGTCCGCTAGTAGATTTAGTCCTCAGTGGTCACGCTCACTGTCTAGAATATCTCCGCACCGTTGATACTGGCTACGCTGATTCCAATATTAACTACATTATCTCTGGTGGTAGTGGTCGTCGTCCCCGCCGCCAGCGCTCAGAGGGAACCGAACTAGAGGAGAATTTTACCGACAGTTCCGGTAGTTCAACCCGCAAAGTTGCTGATTCGTTGTTATATGTAGGACGCACTGGCTACAGTTCGCAAAAGCGGTTACCTTATTCATGCGTGCGGATTGATGTTCATAACGGCACCCCACTTAAATTTACAGTCAAACCATTAGTTGCAGAGCGTGTTGGTGAATATTGGTTTAATAATCAATTTGACCCGTTTGTCATTTAA